The Faecalibacterium sp. I3-3-89 sequence TCTTTCCGCCCTGCGGCCAGCTTGCCGCGATACCGCCCCTCCACGAGGGCGGCGGCAGCTTCCAGCTCCGGGTCTTCGCCCGCTTCATCCGGGGCATAGACCTCTTCCAGCGCAGCAGAGATCTGCTGCGCGTCCAGCCCCTTCTGCCGCAGGTTCTGTGCGGCGGCGCGGCGGCTCTTGCGGGCGGCCAGCAGGCCGTGGGCGCGGGTCAGGGCATAGCGCTCGTCGTCCACATACTGCCGCTCCACCATCTCGGCCACCACAGCGGCGGCGGTGGGCTGGGTGAAGCGCCGCCCCAGCCGCTCATAGAGCTGGCCGGACGAAAGCTCCTGCCCGGCCAGAAGCTCCATCGCACGGGCGCGGGCCTTGGCGGCGTCGGTGGATTTTTCCTCCTCGGCCAGCGGACGGCCCCTTCTCGAAAAAGCCATTTAGTCTTCCACCATGATGTCCAGCTCGCTCTCGCTGCTGCGGGCCGGTGCCTTGACGACCGGCTCCTTGGAGGCGGAAGCGGTCTCGCCGCCCTCCTCCTTGTCCACCGCAGCGGCAGCCTTGCCCACCGGACGGCGGGTGGCGTAGAGCTTATCCGCGTTGGCGCGGATCTGGCCCTCGATGTCGTTGGCGATCTCGGGGTTGTCCTTGAGGAACTGCTTGGCGTTGTCGCGGCCCTGACCCAGACGGATGTCGCCGTAGTTGAACCACGCGCCGCTCTTCTGGACGATGCCCAGCTTGACGCCCACATCCAACAGCTCGCTCATTTTGGAGATGCCCTCGCCGAACATGATGTCGAACTCGGCCTCACGGAACGGAGGCGCCACCTTGTTCTTGACGATCTTGGCGCGGGTATGGTTGCCGATAAACTGGCCGGAAGAGTCCTTCAGGCCCTCGACGCGGCGGATGTCGATGCGGACAGAGGAATAATACTTCAGTGCGCGGCCGCCGGTAGTGACTTCGGGGTTGCCGTAGACGATGCCCACCTTCTCACGCAGCTGGTTGATGAAGACGCAGACGGTGTTGGTCTTGCCGATGACGCTGGTGAGCTTGCGCATGGCCTGACTCATCAGACGTGCCTGCAGGCCGACATGGCTGTCGCCCATCTCGCCCTCGATCTCGGCGCGGGGCACCATAGCGGCCACAGAGTCCACAACGATGGCGTCGATGGCACCGGAACGCACCAGCGCCTCGCAGATCTCCATCGCCTGCTCGCCGGTGTCGGGCTGGCTGACCAGCAGCTCGTCGATGTTGACGCCCAGCGCTGAGGCATAGGCCGGGTCAAGGGCGTGCTCGACGTCGATGAAGGCCACCTCGCCGCCCTTCTTCTGGGCCTCGGCGAGGATGTGGAGGGCCAGTGTGGTCTTACCGCTGGATTCCGGTCCGAACACTTCGATGATACGACCGCGGGGCACACCGCCCACGCCCAGCGCGAGGTCGAGGCCGAGGCTGCCGGTAGAGATGGCGTCCACCTGCATGGCGGTGTTGTCGCCCAGCTTCATGATCGCGCCCTTACCAAACTGCTTTTCGATCTGGGCCAGCGCCGTTGCCAGCGCATCCTTCTTTGCGCCCGGCTCCGTCTTCTGGGTGGCGGGGGCGACATTGTTGTTCTGATTTTTTGCCATAGCGTGCTGCTCCTTTATCGCTTTACCTGCAGGGTGCAGGCTGTGCT is a genomic window containing:
- a CDS encoding regulatory protein RecX; this translates as MAFSRRGRPLAEEEKSTDAAKARARAMELLAGQELSSGQLYERLGRRFTQPTAAAVVAEMVERQYVDDERYALTRAHGLLAARKSRRAAAQNLRQKGLDAQQISAALEEVYAPDEAGEDPELEAAAALVEGRYRGKLAAGRKDLVVAALARRGFAYPVIKEAIKRAEGDD
- the recA gene encoding recombinase RecA, coding for MAKNQNNNVAPATQKTEPGAKKDALATALAQIEKQFGKGAIMKLGDNTAMQVDAISTGSLGLDLALGVGGVPRGRIIEVFGPESSGKTTLALHILAEAQKKGGEVAFIDVEHALDPAYASALGVNIDELLVSQPDTGEQAMEICEALVRSGAIDAIVVDSVAAMVPRAEIEGEMGDSHVGLQARLMSQAMRKLTSVIGKTNTVCVFINQLREKVGIVYGNPEVTTGGRALKYYSSVRIDIRRVEGLKDSSGQFIGNHTRAKIVKNKVAPPFREAEFDIMFGEGISKMSELLDVGVKLGIVQKSGAWFNYGDIRLGQGRDNAKQFLKDNPEIANDIEGQIRANADKLYATRRPVGKAAAAVDKEEGGETASASKEPVVKAPARSSESELDIMVED